The sequence AGATGTCCATTAATAGCAGAAGAATTTGTTTTCTTATGAGACTGAGAGAACAAAGACCTGATCAAACTCTTTTTAGACCAAAGTTTTGGTATCGGCCCGTAATTTAGGCTAAAAGCTCTTCTTAAGGCCTATTTAAATCTTGATCGGCTTTTCTTAATCTTCTTGGTCTGGCacacattctgcattttttttttctttcttgaatATTATCTCTTTCAGAATCATTCAGTCATTAGGTCTAGTTGTAAATAAGAAACTgctattttgtaaaataatagtgcaattttgtattttagctaattatatgttttcttttctatttttgcAGAAATGAGTGTTTTGTTAACAATTATTTATCGTTCCTACATTTgcaagattttttttctctcttctttgttgTTGCTATTTGTGCTATTAGCATCTACTATTGTTGACCAACAATACACAAATCTAAGCTATTTAGACATTTACTATTCTTCCTTACCGCATTTTTTAGGATCTACTATAtagtttacattttttaaagaaacaacACTTACATTACTCTTTGACAGCAAATAATCATattcaaagaaaaacaaaagttagCTGCTAATCACGTTCACATGAGCTTGATTGGTTtctccgctaccacccgcaaacgcagcttttgcggttggtagcggttgacagcgtttcgaaacaatcatataaaccgctacaaatcgcttcaaaccgctccgaacctcttaaattcaaaagctggttccagctagcgtttgcggttgcgggcggttgcgggaagataatttttttttctttttttaaaaaccatataaatacaaaaataaaaatattcaataaattttttaaaatggaattataaaaatactaaaatatatctattatattttaattaatattataaaattttaaaataaaaatattttctataattttaaaattttaaaactataactttgaaaatataatttacatatttattataatattatgatttttgatatttttataattatataaaatgtaaatattgttaatttattatttaaccgctgttgTATTTGGTAgctaaccagtcataagtatcccgcaaacgcaccaatttctaaccccagaaccagtcgtacaaatctcttaaaacagCTAAAacccgcaaccacccgcatctgCAAACGCCCgcagccgcaaccgcaaccgcaaccgctgcgtttgaaccagtcaggcccttatAACACGAATCTAACTATCTAAAGACAAGCCGAAAGCTACCACTTCCCATTTCGAACTTtacaaatatggaaacttccaaaacagataaaacaaatatttttaaatattccaATTTCCCTAtagaattataacaaaaaaaaaaatctaggaaCTAGGCCTGTGACGCGAATACGAACAAGACGAACACCTGACGAGACCATTCTCGTTGCACGTCGAGCATGTTCTAAACCCTAACTTCTCCGTATACACCTTATGACTACCGTGACAGTCGTTGCACGGTACGAACCTATAACCGCCGCACATCTCACAAACCCCTCGCTCAACCCTCGGCAACTCTCGTACGAGCTTCTTCAGCTCCCCGGTCTCGTGAAGCTGTATCACCTCCTCCGCTCCACCTACGTAACGTCCGCCGATAAACACGCGCGGCAGCTTCGGAATATCTTTCCTCCCGCCGAGGAAGATCCGCTCCAGCTCCGCCGCGTAAGACGCGTCCATTGAGAGATCTCTCTCGTCGATTCGCACCGGGAAGGTGCGGAGGATCGTCGTGACTGCTCGGCAGTCCTCGAACGTGGGACGAACGACGCGGAGGCTGGTGAAGTAGACGACGATGCTGCTCTCCGCGCCGGGGATGGAGATCCGTATAACATCTGGTTCGTGATTCCGCCGTAGAGTGACAGGCTCGGAGTCTGCGCGGAGGAGGTGGTTAGAGGGAGGAGTTGGCCAGGAGCGGAGGATCAAGTTGGCAGTGCAGACTCGGTGAAGAACTCTGGAAAGAGAGGGAGAAGAAGGGAGAGAAGAGGAGTCGTCTGTGCAGAGGTGGTGGTCCTGGTGGACGTCTTTGAAGGAGAAAGAGGCGGTGGGAGAGTATGTTTTGTGCGTCTTAACCGACGATTTGCGCCACGGCCGCCACATTGACGGTGTAGAACGGCGGAGAAAATAACTTAAGGCTTGTGTGAATTTGgatttggagagagagagagaggagactGCTGGTTAAAAATGGTTGTAAGATTGGTATATAGTTATTTTTTCTAGCATTTTGCTTGTGTGAGTTAAAACAACACTGGTTATGACAAAACAGGTgaatttagtgttattaattatagtttgtATTCTGTCTAATGCGTTTCTTCATTCATGTTGATGtggaaaaaaacaaatgaagtAAGAGTAAAGAGGAATAATAACGTGATGAGCGACCAGCCAACAAAATGATTACTGTAACATACTAACAAAAAGTACAGCCAAAGTTATATACTACTCCTTATTCGTATTTTATTAGACATTTAAATCGAATCTTAAATAGACAGTGCAGTGCTAACTGCTCGGGAAAACCGTCTTTGACAGCTTGTGATGACCATATTTTCTTGGTCGACGATGACCAGACAATTTGATAATACCAATGCCATCCAGATTGGTTTTAACAATTTAACAAGTGAAATGATACTATTTTCATTCTCTTTTCTTACTCTTTATTCACAAGTTATTCTACGAAAGATTTATTGATTGATGCAGAAGCCCTAcgataatttaattttcaaaggTCAATTTTGTTGTTTAATCAGGTTTTGATGTCAATATTATGACGCACACAACAACAAAAGTTGATAATCAGGTTTTGATGTCAATATTAACAATTTAGTGATTATGGATAGCGGAAGACGGGTACAACTAAAAGGGCACGTGGAGTAGTGGATTCTGACAAGCTTCACGTGTCACCACTTTGACGAAAGCTAAAGATGACAATGTCTCCTTCCCGCATCTTTTTCACATTATTATGTGCGTGTATGCGTTTAGTACAATGTACACCGTATGGTAGCGTCGGGCCTATGGATTCTCCTATATGACGGCCTCTGAAACAACCCAATTCGTATAGTTTAGCATAAACTTGTGAAATCCATGTCTTATTTTCCCTCTCTATTCCAGATTCGCATTTTTGGGCTTGcctttaattttgaaaaaacatttTCACTCTTTGTTACTATTCCATATGTTGTTCACTTGTTCCTATcgtgtttcaaattttttttttttttaaagttcactACACAAACTAGACAAAGTCTAGTAATTCGTATACTAGACAATGTAATAATGATGATCGAAATGATATTTTCTCTATTTCG is a genomic window of Brassica napus cultivar Da-Ae chromosome A2, Da-Ae, whole genome shotgun sequence containing:
- the LOC106417455 gene encoding uncharacterized protein At5g39865-like, producing MWRPWRKSSVKTHKTYSPTASFSFKDVHQDHHLCTDDSSSLPSSPSLSRVLHRVCTANLILRSWPTPPSNHLLRADSEPVTLRRNHEPDVIRISIPGAESSIVVYFTSLRVVRPTFEDCRAVTTILRTFPVRIDERDLSMDASYAAELERIFLGGRKDIPKLPRVFIGGRYVGGAEEVIQLHETGELKKLVRELPRVERGVCEMCGGYRFVPCNDCHGSHKVYTEKLGFRTCSTCNENGLVRCSSCSYSRHRPSS